The following is a genomic window from Marinococcus sp. PL1-022.
ATCACTGAAGCGCTGCGGGCCACGGCCTTCGATGCTGAAATACGTACTGGTGTAAAGGCACACCTGCTCATGGAAACCGTGAAGCGGACGGCCCCCGAGTTGTATAAAAAACTCTCTGTATATGATTTCACTAAAACGATAGGCATTAACGCATTCGAAGGCCTCTGGGGAAACTTTGACGATATTGAACACCGGCGCTTCCAGGAAATGAGCCGGCTTATTTCCTCCTACCAAAAAGAAACCTGGACACGTGCGCTTGCAGCCCATGGCGTTCACCAGCCGGAAGCAGGGGAATGGCTGAAAGACCGTTTTATTATGCATCGGCGTCATCTTCCATACGTATACGCTGATACGTTTGAAGTCCTTCACACACTAAAGAACAATTACCAGCTGCTGATGCTCACAAACGGCTCTCCAAGTCTGCAGCGGCTGAAGCTGTCACTCACCCCGGCCCTTGTACCTTTTTTTGACCATATTATTATCAGTGGCGAATTCGGTGTGGGCAAACCTGATCCTTCCATCTTTACTCATGCGCTGCATCTCGCAGGCGCCGCTCCTGAAGATACGCTGATGGTCGGCGACAACATGAACACCGATATTGCCGGGGCAAAAAATACCGGGATCAACAGCGCCTGGATTAACCATGATGGGAGCGTCCCGGCCCATGAATTCCGGGCAGAGCATGAACTGACAGCCCTCGGGGATCTGCTGCACCTGCTTCGCTGAACAGGCTTCCGGTTCACAAAAACG
Proteins encoded in this region:
- a CDS encoding HAD family hydrolase, with the translated sequence MKTLIFDLDDTLLWDKKSITEALRATAFDAEIRTGVKAHLLMETVKRTAPELYKKLSVYDFTKTIGINAFEGLWGNFDDIEHRRFQEMSRLISSYQKETWTRALAAHGVHQPEAGEWLKDRFIMHRRHLPYVYADTFEVLHTLKNNYQLLMLTNGSPSLQRLKLSLTPALVPFFDHIIISGEFGVGKPDPSIFTHALHLAGAAPEDTLMVGDNMNTDIAGAKNTGINSAWINHDGSVPAHEFRAEHELTALGDLLHLLR